CGAGATCCCGGGCTACTACCTGAACATCGTCAAGTACGCCGACGAGCTGCTGGCCGCCGTCGCCGACCCCAGCGACAAGAGCTATCTGCATGGCTGGCCCGAGCGCGTGCGCCTGATGCAGGAGAACTGGATCGGCAAGAGCGAGGGCGTGCGCTTCGCCTTCCCGCACCAGATCAAGGACGCCGCCGGCACCTTGATCCAGGACGGCAAGCTGTTTGTGTTCACGACCCGCGCCGACACCATCATGGGCGTGACCTTCTGCGCCGTGGCGCCGGAGCATCCGCTGGCCGCCCATGCTAGCGCGGGCAATGCCAAACTGGCCGCCTTCATCGAGGAATGCAAGCAGGGCGGCACCACCGAGGCCGAGCTGGCCACGCAGGAAAAGAAGGGCATGGCCACCGGCCTGTTCGTCACCCATCCGCTGACCGGCGCGCAGGTCGAGGTCTGGGTCGGCAACTATGTGCTGATGAGCTATGGCGACGGCGCCGTGATGGGCGTGCCGGCGCATGACGAGCGCGACTTCGAGTTCGCCAAGAAATACGGCCTGGCCATCAAGCAGGTGGTCGCGGTCGAGGGCGAGAGCTACAGCACCGCCGCCTGGGCCGAGTGGTACGGCGACAAGCAAAAGGGCGTCTGCATCGAGTCCGGCGTGCTGAACGGCCTCTCCTACAAGGCCGCCGTCGACAAGGTCGCCGAGCTGGTCGGCGAGCAGAACCTCGGCGCGAAGAAGACCACCTGGCGCCTGCGCGACTGGGGCATCAGCCGCCAGCGCTACTGGGGCACGCCGATCCCGATCATCCATTGCGAGAACTGCGGCGCGGTGCCGGTGCCGGCCCAGGACCTGCCGGTCGTGCTGCCCGAGGAATGCATCCCGGACGGCAGCGGCAACCCGCTGAACAAGCATGCCGCCTTCCTGAACTGCAGCTGCCCCAAGTGCGGCAAGCCGGCCAAGCGCGAGACCGACACGATGGACACCTTCGTGGACAGCTCGTGGTACTTCATGCGCTATTGCGACGCCAAGAATGACCAGGCCATGGTCGGCGAGGGCACGCAATATTGGATGCCGATGGATCAGTACATCGGCGGCATCGAGCACGCGATCCTGCACCTGCTGTACGCGCGCTTCTGGACCAAGGTGATGCGCGACCTGGGCCTGGTCAAGGTGGACGAGCCCTTCACCAAGCTGCTGACCCAGGGCATGGTGCTGAAGGGCGCCTTCTCGCACAAGCCGGCCGACGCGGGCAAGAACTACTACTGGGAGCATGAGGTCGACGTCCAGCTCAACGAGCATGGCCAGGTCATCGGCGGCACCCTGAAGAAGGACGGCACGCCGCTCGACTACGAGATGACCACCATGTCGAAGTCGAAGAACAACGGCGTCGACCCGCAGCAGCTGATCGACCAGTACGGCGCCGACACCGCACGCCTGTTCGTGATGTTCGCGTCGCCGCCGGAGCAGACCCTGGAGTGGAACGACGCTGGCGTCGATGGCGCGCACCGCTTCCTGAAGCGCGTCTGGGGCTTCGGCGCCAAGAACGCGGCCGGCATCAAGGCCGGCGGCGCTGATTTCGCCGCACTGTCCGGCGAGGGCAAGGCGCTGCGCCGCGAGGTGCATCTGGTGCTGAAGCAGGTCTCGTACGACTACGAGCGCATGCAGTACAACACCGTGGTCTCGGGCGGCATGAAGCTCTTGAACGCGCTGGAGGGCTTCAAGGCCGCCGGCCAGGACGCCGCCGTGCGCGAAGGCTTCTCGGTGCTGCTGCGCGTGCTCTACCCGGCCTGCCCGCATATCGCGCACACGCTGTGGGTCGATCTCGGCTTCGCCGCCGAGCTGGGCGACCTGCTGGACGCGCCCTGGCCCGCGGTCGACGAGGCCGCGCTGGTGCAGGACGAGATCGAGCTGATGCTGCAGGTCAACGGCAAGCTGCGCGGTGCCATCAAGGTGCCGGCCGCCGCCGACAAGGCCGCGATCGAGGCCGCCGCGCTGGCCAACGAGAAGTTCGCCGAGTTCAGCGAGGGCAAGGCGCCGAAGAAGGTCGTGATCGTGCCCGGCCGCCTGGTCAACATCGTCGTCTGAGCAGCATGATGGACCGCCGCCTGCTGCTCTCCAGCCTCTCGGCCGCCGTGCTCGCCGGCTGCGGCTTCGCGCCGCGCCGCGAGCCCGAGCTGCATTTCCGCAGCCTGGGCCTGCAGGGTTTTCGGCCCGGCTCGCCGCTGGCCGTCGAGCTGAAGCGCCAGCTCGGCCGCACGCCGGTGCAGCTGGTCGAGGACTTCAACAAGGCCGAGGTGGTGCTGGAGGCCAAGCGCGACGAGCGCGACAAGACCGTGGTCGTGTCGACCAGCGCCGGCCAGGTGCGCGAATGGGAGCTGCGCCTGCGCGTGGACTACCTGCTGCGCACCGCGGCCGGCGAGATCCTGCTGCCGCTGACCGAGCTGCGCCTGACCCGCGAAATGAACTACACCGAGTCCGACGCGCTGGCCAAGGAGCAGGAGGAGGCGCAGCTGTTCCGCGCGATGCAGTCCGACGCGGTGGCGCAGATCATGCGCCGCCTGGCCGCCGTCAAGTTACCGAGCTGACGCCTTGCAGATCCGCCCCGACGCGCTCGCCGCGCAGCTGGCCAAGGGCCTGAAGCCGCTCTACACGGTCTATGGCGACGAGCCGCTGCTGGCCCAGGAGGCCTGCGACGCGATCCGAAGCGCGGCGCGCGCGCAGGGCTATGGCGAGCGCAAGGTCTTCACCGTCAGCGGCGCCTATTTCGACTGGGGCCCGGTGCTGGGTGCGGCGCAGGCGCTGAGCCTGTTCGCCGAGCGCCAGTTCATCGAGATCCGCATCCCCAACGGCAAGCCCGGCAAGGACGGCTCCGAGGCGCTGCAGCGCTATTGCGAGCGCCTGCCCGAGGACGTGGTGACGCTGGTCAGCCTGCCGCGCCTGGACAAGACGCAGATGAACGGCGCCTGGTTCAGCGCGCTGGACGGCCATGGCGTCACGGTGCGGGTCGACCCGGTCGAGCGCCGCATGCTGCCGCAATGGATCGCGCAGCGCCTGGCGGCCCAGGGCCAGCCGGTCGCCGAGGGCGAGGAGGGGCAGCGCGCGCTGGCCTTCTTCGCCGACCGCGTCGAGGGCAATCTGCTGGCCGCGCACCAGGAGCTGCAGAAGCTCGCGCTGCTGCACCCGCAGGGGCCGCTGGCCTTCGAGCAGATCGAGCAGGCGGTGCTGAACGTCGCGCGCTACGACGTGTTCAAGCTCAGCGAGGCCGTGCTGGCCGGCCAGCTGACCCGCGTGCTGCGCATGCTGGACGGCCTGCAGGCCGAGGGCGAGGCCGCGGTGCTGGTGCACTGGACCCTGGCCGAGGATGCCCGCGCGCTGAAGCGCGTGCGCGAGGCGGTGGACGCCGGCAAGCCGCTGCCGATGGCGCTGCGCGAGGCGCGCGTCTGGGGCGCGAAGGAAAAGCTGTTCGAGCGCATCGTGCCGGGCCTGAAGACCCAGCAGCTGGTCCCGCTGGTCGAGGCCGCGCAGATCTGCGACGGCATCGTCAAGGGCCTGCGCCACCCCGGCTGGCCGCAGGAGCCCTGGGACGCGCTGAAGCGCCTGGCCCTGATGCTGATCGAGGTGGCCGCCGCGCCGCGCGCGCCGAAGCTGGCGCTGCGGCCTTAGTCGGCCAGGCCGGGATAGCAGAACTCCCAGGAACGCAGCCGGTAGTCCGGCGCGAAGCCCAGCTTCAACGCCAGCGCCAGCGAGGCCGGGTGGCTGACCATCGCGGTCCATTGCGGCTCCAGCCCGCGCCGCCAGGCTTCCTGCAGATAGGCCGCACAGGCCTGGGTGGCCAGGCCGCGCTTGTAGAAGCCCTCGTCATGGGTGCGCACCGCGATCTCGTGGCGGGTGCCGCTGACATAGCAGGAGAAGCAGTGGCTCAGCAGCTGGCCGTCGGCCGCCTGCACCACATAGCCGAAGCCCTGGGCCAGGAAGGCCTCGACCGAGGGCCAGAACTCGTCCAGCTCGCCCTCCCACAACCGCTCGGCCAGCGCGCGGTCGATACGCGCCAGCGTCAGCCCCGGCGCCAGCAGGCGGTAGCCGGGCCGCCAGAGCTCGAAGCGCGTCGCGTCGAAGCGGTGGTACTGCCATTGATCGGCCTCGGGGCCGCGGTGCGCGATCGCGCGCAGCAGGGTCCATTCCCAGTCCATGTCGAACAGGGTCGCGACAAAGCAGCTGCCACCGATCGCCTCGCAGTCCTCGCGCAGCTGGGTCTCGATGCTGACCGCCAGCCGCGCGTCCAGGCCCGGCAGCCGGGCATCGCCCAGCAGATAGCTGCTGCTGCCGGTGGCGCTGATCAGGGCCGCGCGCGGGCGCAGCGGGTCGTCCACCCAGACGCCGCCCCGGGCGCCGCCGCGCAGCACCGCGTTCAGCGGCACCTCGGCGCGCGCCGCCGCATGTTCATGCAGCAGCGGGGCGAGCAGGGGGTAGGCGGCGGGTTCGAGGCAGTGCAGCGCGTCGGGAGGGGTGGGCATCATCGGGAGGAGAAACAACAGCGGATGCTGCGCATTGTTCGAACGCCGCCGGCGCGGGTCCACGGCCTTGGGACGGATTGCAGGATCCGCCGCTCGGAACGCAAAAAGCCGGCGGCGGACGCGCGATACTGCACGGCACCGGGCCTCTTGCGGGCCGGGTCCTCAAGCCCGGCGCCGGCGCTGACGATAGAGTCGCTGGCACGAGCGAAGAACCCCAGGCCGGTGATCACTGTCGGGGCGCGTTGTCTTCTGCACAAAAGAAAAGGCTGCCACACCACGATGAACCGATGCGCCTCCTCGCATGCGCTGCTGGCGGCCTGCCTGCTGGGCTGCATCGGTGCGGCCCAGGCCCTGCCCTGGCTGGTGCAGGTGCGCGGCCCGGACGGCGCGCCGCTGGCCGATGCGGCGGTGGCGGTGGAGCTGCGCGGCCAGGCCAGCCGCGCGCCGGCCGGCACCCGGGCCGAGATGGCACAGCGCGAGCGCCAGTTCCAGCCCTTCGTGCTGGTGGTGCAGACCGGCACCGCGGTGAACTTCCCGAACTTCGACACGGTGCGCCACCATGTCTATTCCTTCTCGCCGGTGAAGACCTTCGACCTCAAGCTCTACACCGGCACGCCGGCCGAGCCGGTGCTGTTCGACAAGTCCGGCATCGCGGCCCTGGGCTGCAATATCCACGACAAGATGGGCGCGCATATCGTCGTCGTCGACACGCCCGTCTTCGCCAAGACCGATGCCCAGGGCCAGGTGCGGCTGGACCTGCCGCCCGGCGAGCATTGGCTGCGCGCCTGGCACCCGCGCCAGGCCCGGCCGCAGCTGCAGAGCCAGCGCCTGAGCGTGCCGGCCGGCGGCGCGGGCGGCGGCAGCACCACCCTGACCCTGGAGTGACCGGCGCATGCCCGCCTTCCTGAACCTGCGCCGGCTCGAGGGCCGCATCGTCGCGCTGTTCCTGGCCTTGCTGCTGGTGGTGCAGCTGGCCGGCTTCGCACTGACCCGCAGCAGCATCGGCCGCAATGCCGACGGCGCGATCGCCGCCGAGCTGAAGACCGGCGAGCGCGTGCTGCAGCGCCTGCTGGCGCAGGAGGCCGACAAGCGCCGCGACGCCGCCGAGCTGCTGGCCAAGGACTACGGCTTCAAGCAGGCGATCGGCCTGCCGCTGGCCGAGGCCGGCACGGTCGAGACCATCCGCGATGCGCTGATGAACCAGGGCGAGCGCATCGGCGCCAGCGTGGTCGCCTATGCCGACAACGAGCTGCACCTGGTCGCCGCGACGCGCGCGGACGCCGAGCGCTTCATGGGCCTGCTGCAGACGCTGAGTCGCAGCAGCGGCAATGGCGCGGCTCAGCAGTCAGCAGCGCCGCAGCTGGCCCTGCTGGACGGCGGCGAGGCTTACCAGGTGGTGGCCGTGCCGGTGCGCACGCCGGCGCCGGTGGGCTGGATCCTGATGGGCTTCGCGCTCGACGCCGCGCCGCTGCGCGACCTGCAGAGCCTGTCCGAGCTGCGCAGCCTGCTGGTGGTGCGCGATGGCGCGCGGGGCTGGCGCCCGCTGGTCGGCACCCTGCCGGACGCGACCGCGGGCCGGCTGGCGCAGCAGATCCCGGCCGGCGGCGAAGCGCGCATGTTCGCCGTCAGCGTCGCCGACGAGCAGCTGCGCGGCCGCTTCGTGCCGCTGCTGCACAAGGGCCCGCAGGAGCAGCTGGGCGCGGTGCTGCTGCGCTCCTTCGACGAGGCCATTGCGCCCTACCGCCAGCTGCAGCTGACCCTGCTGGGCTTCACGATCGTCGGCGTCGTCGCCTTCGCGCTGGGCAGCGTGCTGATGGCGCGCCGCATCAGCCGCCCGCTGCAGCAGCTGGCGCGTTCGGCACGTCGCTTGGGCCAGGGCGACTACGACACGCCGATCCCGCCACCGGTGCGCCACGAGGTGGCCGAGGTGCGCGAGCTGGCCACCGCGGTCGAGACCATGCGCACCGACATCCGCGAACGCGAGGAACAGGTGCACCGCCTGGCCTTCTGGGATCCGCTGACCGGGCTGCCGAACCGCGAGCAGTTCGCCCAGCATCTGGGCGAACGCCTGGCGGCCGGCCAAGCCTGCGCGGTGCTGATGCTGGACCTGGACCGCTTCAAGCATGTCAACGACGTGCTGGGCCATGCCTTCGGCGACCGCCTGCTGTGCAGCGTGGCGGCGCGGCTGCAGGCCCTGCAGGGCGGCGCCGCCGGCCATCTGCTGGCGCGCCTGGGCGGCGACGAGTTCGTGCTGCTGCTGGACGGCGCCGACGCGAACGCCGCGCTGGCCTTGGCCGCGCGCATCCACCACGATTTCGAGACCCCGCTGTGCATCGACGACCAGACCGTCGACCTGGGCGCCGGCATCGGCATCGTGCTGGCGCCGGAGCAGGGCCGCGAGGTCAGCCAGCTGCTGGCGCGCGCCGAGCTGGCGATGTATGCGGCCAAGCGCCGCCAGAGCGGCAGCATGGTCTACGAGAGCGCGCTGGACGCCGGCAGCCAGGAAGCGCTGTCCCTGCTGAGCGAGCTGCGCCGCGCGATCGAGCTGCAGGAGCTGCGCCTGTTCCTGCAGCCCAAGGTCGACCTGAAGAGCGGTCTGGTACACAGCGCCGAGGCCCTGGTGCGCTGGGAGCATCCGACGCGCGGCCTGGTGCCGCCGATGCAGTTCATCCCCTTCGCCGAGCAGACTGGCTTCATCCGCCAGCTGACCGCCTGGGTGATCGAGGAATCGGCCAAGGTCGCGCGCGAGGCGCAGCGGCTCGGCCTGCCGCTGCGCATCAGCGTCAACCTCAGCACCCGCGACCTGCTGGACCAGGACCTGCCCGCCAAGATCGAGGCCCTGCTGAGCCGGCATGGCGCCGACCCGTCGATGCAATGCCTGGAGATCACCGAGAGCGCGATCATGGACGACCCGCAGCGCGCGCTGCACACGCTGGAGCGCCTGTCGGAGATGGGCTTCAAGCTGTCGATCGACGACTTCGGCACCGGCTATTCCTCGCTGGCCTACCTGAAGCGCCTGCCGGTCAACGAGCTGAAGATCGACCGCAGCTTCGTGATGGCGATGGAGCGCGACCTGGACGACGCGCGCATCGTGCGCTCGACCATCGAGCTGGCGCACAACCTGGGCCTCAGCGTCGTGGCCGAGGGCGTCGAGACCGGCAAGGCCTGGAAGCTGCTGGCCGAGCTGGGCTGCGACGAGGGCCAGGGCTACTTCATCGGCCGCCCGGTGCCGGCCCAGCAGCTGCTGGACTGGCTGCCCGGCTGGCGCGCGCCGGACCTCAGCAACGAGTCGCTGGACACGGTGATGGCGGGCCTGAATTGAGCGCTGCGGCGGCAGCGGCTTCGATAAACTGTAAATTCATACAGCTCCTATCGAAGCCATGCGCATGCTCCACCACCTCTCCTTCGGCGTCAACAACCTGCGGCGGGCGGCCGACTTCTATGACGCGGTCCTCGAGCCGCTAGGCTATGTGCGCGTGTGGACCGACTTCGAAGGCGATGAAAACACGCAGGCCGTCGGCTATGGAGAACCCGGCGGCGGCGACAAGCTCGCGCTGAAGCAGCATCCGAACGTCGCCGTGGCACCCGGCCCGGGCTTCCACCTCGCCTTCTCGGCACCCAGCCGGGAGGCCGTCGATAAATTCCACCAGGCCGCGCTCCGCCACGGGGGCCAGGACAACGGAGCCCCAGGGCTGCGGCCCGACTACGGACCGCATTACTACGCCGCCTATGTCGTCGACCCCGAGGGCTTTCGAATCGAAGCCGTGATCACCACGGCGGCCTGAGTTTCTCTTTTTTCTCTCTCTTCTGGTGGCAGCCGCGCTTCACTGGCGCATCAGCATGAACTTGCGCCCGTCACCAAACACGCCTTCGTAGGTCCTGTCGTCGACGCGCTTGGCCTGCCATTGGCTGTCCCGGCAACCGGTGAGCGCCTTGGACGCGAGGATGCCGAGCTCAAAGCCTTCGCTGGACTCGTTCGAGATCACGATCGGCGCTTCGCGGCCGACGCAGGGGTCATCTCGGCTCTTGGCCAAGAGCTGGTAGGTCCCGGCCCCGTTGGAGATCACCAGCTTGGCCTCGCGAGGCTGCCCCGAGGCCGAAGGAAACTTCGCGACC
This genomic stretch from Roseateles sp. DAIF2 harbors:
- a CDS encoding GNAT family N-acetyltransferase, which gives rise to MMPTPPDALHCLEPAAYPLLAPLLHEHAAARAEVPLNAVLRGGARGGVWVDDPLRPRAALISATGSSSYLLGDARLPGLDARLAVSIETQLREDCEAIGGSCFVATLFDMDWEWTLLRAIAHRGPEADQWQYHRFDATRFELWRPGYRLLAPGLTLARIDRALAERLWEGELDEFWPSVEAFLAQGFGYVVQAADGQLLSHCFSCYVSGTRHEIAVRTHDEGFYKRGLATQACAAYLQEAWRRGLEPQWTAMVSHPASLALALKLGFAPDYRLRSWEFCYPGLAD
- the leuS gene encoding leucine--tRNA ligase; protein product: MNDKYAPNEIEAAAREYWNSRDAYKVSEDQSKPKFYACSMLPYPSGKLHMGHVRNYTINDMLTRQLRMKGLNVLMPMGWDAFGLPAENAAMKNKVPPAKWTYENIAYMKGQMQAMGLAIDWSREIATCKPDYYKWNQWLFLKMLEAGIAERRTQVVNWDPVDQTVLANEQVVDGKGWRSGAVVEKREIPGYYLNIVKYADELLAAVADPSDKSYLHGWPERVRLMQENWIGKSEGVRFAFPHQIKDAAGTLIQDGKLFVFTTRADTIMGVTFCAVAPEHPLAAHASAGNAKLAAFIEECKQGGTTEAELATQEKKGMATGLFVTHPLTGAQVEVWVGNYVLMSYGDGAVMGVPAHDERDFEFAKKYGLAIKQVVAVEGESYSTAAWAEWYGDKQKGVCIESGVLNGLSYKAAVDKVAELVGEQNLGAKKTTWRLRDWGISRQRYWGTPIPIIHCENCGAVPVPAQDLPVVLPEECIPDGSGNPLNKHAAFLNCSCPKCGKPAKRETDTMDTFVDSSWYFMRYCDAKNDQAMVGEGTQYWMPMDQYIGGIEHAILHLLYARFWTKVMRDLGLVKVDEPFTKLLTQGMVLKGAFSHKPADAGKNYYWEHEVDVQLNEHGQVIGGTLKKDGTPLDYEMTTMSKSKNNGVDPQQLIDQYGADTARLFVMFASPPEQTLEWNDAGVDGAHRFLKRVWGFGAKNAAGIKAGGADFAALSGEGKALRREVHLVLKQVSYDYERMQYNTVVSGGMKLLNALEGFKAAGQDAAVREGFSVLLRVLYPACPHIAHTLWVDLGFAAELGDLLDAPWPAVDEAALVQDEIELMLQVNGKLRGAIKVPAAADKAAIEAAALANEKFAEFSEGKAPKKVVIVPGRLVNIVV
- a CDS encoding bifunctional diguanylate cyclase/phosphodiesterase → MPAFLNLRRLEGRIVALFLALLLVVQLAGFALTRSSIGRNADGAIAAELKTGERVLQRLLAQEADKRRDAAELLAKDYGFKQAIGLPLAEAGTVETIRDALMNQGERIGASVVAYADNELHLVAATRADAERFMGLLQTLSRSSGNGAAQQSAAPQLALLDGGEAYQVVAVPVRTPAPVGWILMGFALDAAPLRDLQSLSELRSLLVVRDGARGWRPLVGTLPDATAGRLAQQIPAGGEARMFAVSVADEQLRGRFVPLLHKGPQEQLGAVLLRSFDEAIAPYRQLQLTLLGFTIVGVVAFALGSVLMARRISRPLQQLARSARRLGQGDYDTPIPPPVRHEVAEVRELATAVETMRTDIREREEQVHRLAFWDPLTGLPNREQFAQHLGERLAAGQACAVLMLDLDRFKHVNDVLGHAFGDRLLCSVAARLQALQGGAAGHLLARLGGDEFVLLLDGADANAALALAARIHHDFETPLCIDDQTVDLGAGIGIVLAPEQGREVSQLLARAELAMYAAKRRQSGSMVYESALDAGSQEALSLLSELRRAIELQELRLFLQPKVDLKSGLVHSAEALVRWEHPTRGLVPPMQFIPFAEQTGFIRQLTAWVIEESAKVAREAQRLGLPLRISVNLSTRDLLDQDLPAKIEALLSRHGADPSMQCLEITESAIMDDPQRALHTLERLSEMGFKLSIDDFGTGYSSLAYLKRLPVNELKIDRSFVMAMERDLDDARIVRSTIELAHNLGLSVVAEGVETGKAWKLLAELGCDEGQGYFIGRPVPAQQLLDWLPGWRAPDLSNESLDTVMAGLN
- a CDS encoding VOC family protein, with the protein product MLHHLSFGVNNLRRAADFYDAVLEPLGYVRVWTDFEGDENTQAVGYGEPGGGDKLALKQHPNVAVAPGPGFHLAFSAPSREAVDKFHQAALRHGGQDNGAPGLRPDYGPHYYAAYVVDPEGFRIEAVITTAA
- the holA gene encoding DNA polymerase III subunit delta; translated protein: MQIRPDALAAQLAKGLKPLYTVYGDEPLLAQEACDAIRSAARAQGYGERKVFTVSGAYFDWGPVLGAAQALSLFAERQFIEIRIPNGKPGKDGSEALQRYCERLPEDVVTLVSLPRLDKTQMNGAWFSALDGHGVTVRVDPVERRMLPQWIAQRLAAQGQPVAEGEEGQRALAFFADRVEGNLLAAHQELQKLALLHPQGPLAFEQIEQAVLNVARYDVFKLSEAVLAGQLTRVLRMLDGLQAEGEAAVLVHWTLAEDARALKRVREAVDAGKPLPMALREARVWGAKEKLFERIVPGLKTQQLVPLVEAAQICDGIVKGLRHPGWPQEPWDALKRLALMLIEVAAAPRAPKLALRP
- a CDS encoding methylamine utilization protein: MNRCASSHALLAACLLGCIGAAQALPWLVQVRGPDGAPLADAAVAVELRGQASRAPAGTRAEMAQRERQFQPFVLVVQTGTAVNFPNFDTVRHHVYSFSPVKTFDLKLYTGTPAEPVLFDKSGIAALGCNIHDKMGAHIVVVDTPVFAKTDAQGQVRLDLPPGEHWLRAWHPRQARPQLQSQRLSVPAGGAGGGSTTLTLE
- the lptE gene encoding LPS assembly lipoprotein LptE gives rise to the protein MMDRRLLLSSLSAAVLAGCGFAPRREPELHFRSLGLQGFRPGSPLAVELKRQLGRTPVQLVEDFNKAEVVLEAKRDERDKTVVVSTSAGQVREWELRLRVDYLLRTAAGEILLPLTELRLTREMNYTESDALAKEQEEAQLFRAMQSDAVAQIMRRLAAVKLPS